GATCCCATCGGTGCGATTGGCGTCGTTTACGCCGGCAGGAATGTAGAGATTGCCGACAAGGGTCTCACCGCCGGATTCAAACGTCACACGCTCGACCGTATAGTCGGCATCAGCACCGGTCGTGTCGGCACTTCCACAGGCGGCGATTGCACCAGCGGAAGTGGTAGCGGCGAGGGTTTTGATAAGCTTGTTCATTCTGGTCTCCATGACTCAATTTCGATGAGACCAAGCTAGCTATGAGGCGATCACAAAGCTTGGAGGGACCAACTTTGTTTTTGAAGATTCCGACTTTCTCGCCTAATTTGCTTGCATGAGAACCTATCAGGAAATCTACCCTTCCGAGCCCCTGATGCGGTCCGGGGACCAGGTCCGTCCGCGGGCAGCAGACTTGCTTTCGCTCGAATATTTCGAAGCCGAGCCCGCAACCATGCCGACCGAGGCCTATGCGCAGCATCATATCTTGATCAATCTCAAGGAGATGCCGCACCGGGTCGAGAATTGGCGCGGCGAAGCGCATCGCGACTTTCTGTTCCGCCAGAACGAAATCGTCGTGACCCCGGCAGGACTGAAAAGCGGTTGGCGCTGGCATGAGCCGTCGAAGTGCATCGTCATCACTCTGGATCCGGCCAAACTCGAGACCTTTACACAGAGCGAACTCGGCCTGCTGCTGACCGATCAGCAATTGCGCGACCTGCCCCAATTTGAAGACGCCGATATCACGTCCGCGGCGGTCATGTTGCTCGAGGCCCTGCGCCTTGGCGGGGCGAGCTCGGACGTCATGTTCGAAAGCCTGGCGCGCGTGTTCCTGGTCAAGCTGGTCCAGAAATATGGCGATGATCGCAGCCACGAAATCGCCTTCTCTAGCAGCTTTACCGCCGCTCATTATAAGCGCGTGCTGGATTTCGCGGCGCAGAATTTCGGCAAACCGATTCAGATCGAAGACCTCGCCCGCGAAGCCGGTCTGTCCGCATCTCACTTCACGCGCCTGTTCAAGTCGGTCATCGGCGACAGTCCCTATCAGTTCCTGATGCGCTACCGGGTCGAACGCGCGGCGGAGATGATGATGGATCCGGCCAAGGCCCTGATTGAAATCGCGCTGGCGTGCGGATTTTCAGACCAACCGCACCTCACTCGGGTCTTCAAACAGTATTATGGTCAGACCCCAAAGGCCTGGCGCAAGGCCCAA
This DNA window, taken from Hyphomonas sp. Mor2, encodes the following:
- a CDS encoding AraC family transcriptional regulator — its product is MRSGDQVRPRAADLLSLEYFEAEPATMPTEAYAQHHILINLKEMPHRVENWRGEAHRDFLFRQNEIVVTPAGLKSGWRWHEPSKCIVITLDPAKLETFTQSELGLLLTDQQLRDLPQFEDADITSAAVMLLEALRLGGASSDVMFESLARVFLVKLVQKYGDDRSHEIAFSSSFTAAHYKRVLDFAAQNFGKPIQIEDLAREAGLSASHFTRLFKSVIGDSPYQFLMRYRVERAAEMMMDPAKALIEIALACGFSDQPHLTRVFKQYYGQTPKAWRKAQMAS